From Bacillus basilensis, a single genomic window includes:
- the fabD gene encoding ACP S-malonyltransferase: MGKLAFLFSGQGSQYVGMGKQLYESFPIARQTFEEANDVLSFNLKKLCFEGDIDTLTQTENAQPAILTVSTAAYRVYMNEIGIMPDYMAGHSLGEISALSCAGAIDFKDAVKIARRRGQLMQEAVMAREGGMLAIIGLGRKIVEEASKQFSKKGNLVVVSNSNSAEQHVISGHSTAIEEAGKYLQSIGAKLIPVKVSAPFHSPLMQSAADKFYYELQEYKFNNLNVNVISNVTAQLYPNKDSIIDYLVKQVVYPVEWKKSMDYLDSQNTEFAVEMGPNEVLTKLMKKNIPYIKTIPTDIDLNIESLKKEIKSRKYVPQFILRCLGIAVSTPNFNWNEEEYQQGVVEPYRKMKEIQENLEREGKEAEISHMKEAIDLLLLIFKSKKTPIEERKSRLNQLFLDTNTQYLFTKQQFEDKTLIL, encoded by the coding sequence ATGGGTAAATTAGCTTTCTTATTTTCAGGACAAGGATCGCAATATGTAGGAATGGGAAAACAACTTTATGAAAGTTTTCCTATTGCAAGACAGACGTTTGAAGAGGCAAATGATGTGCTATCTTTTAATTTAAAAAAATTATGTTTTGAAGGAGATATAGATACATTAACTCAAACTGAAAATGCACAACCAGCAATCTTAACAGTAAGTACAGCAGCCTATCGGGTATATATGAATGAAATAGGTATTATGCCTGATTATATGGCCGGTCATAGCTTAGGGGAAATTTCTGCCCTAAGCTGTGCGGGAGCTATTGATTTTAAAGATGCTGTGAAGATCGCTCGTCGTCGTGGGCAGCTTATGCAGGAAGCTGTTATGGCGAGAGAGGGTGGAATGTTAGCAATTATTGGGTTAGGTCGAAAAATAGTAGAGGAGGCATCTAAACAATTTTCTAAGAAAGGGAATCTAGTAGTGGTTTCTAATAGTAATTCAGCAGAACAACATGTAATTTCGGGGCATAGTACTGCAATTGAAGAGGCTGGGAAGTACTTACAAAGTATAGGTGCTAAGTTAATCCCAGTAAAAGTTAGTGCACCATTTCATAGTCCTTTAATGCAATCTGCAGCAGATAAATTCTATTACGAATTACAGGAATATAAGTTTAATAACTTAAATGTAAATGTTATTTCAAATGTAACCGCGCAACTATATCCAAATAAAGATTCTATAATTGATTATTTGGTGAAACAAGTTGTATACCCAGTGGAGTGGAAGAAATCTATGGATTATTTAGATAGTCAAAATACTGAGTTCGCTGTTGAGATGGGGCCTAATGAAGTTTTAACAAAATTAATGAAAAAGAATATACCGTATATTAAAACTATTCCGACAGATATAGATTTAAATATTGAGAGTTTAAAGAAGGAAATTAAATCGAGAAAATATGTTCCTCAATTTATTTTGAGATGTTTAGGTATTGCGGTAAGTACGCCAAACTTTAACTGGAATGAAGAGGAATATCAACAAGGTGTAGTTGAACCTTATAGAAAGATGAAAGAAATTCAAGAGAATTTAGAAAGAGAAGGAAAAGAAGCTGAAATTTCTCATATGAAAGAAGCAATTGATTTGTTGTTGCTTATTTTTAAATCTAAAAAAACTCCAATAGAGGAGCGAAAGAGTAGACTTAATCAACTATTCTTGGATACAAATACACAATATTTATTTACTAAGCAGCAATTTGAAGATAAAACGTTAATTTTATAA
- a CDS encoding SDR family NAD(P)-dependent oxidoreductase, translating to MDKKSLFSENIGIVDFNFEDNIESSSTSNQDIAVIGMSGRFGRTSSIQEYWNDLLKGRDGIRPLPLERRKDIIDFLKFGNDEKIKEPISFLEKAYLDRIDQFDNNLFSLSPMEASTMDPNQRIFLETAWAAIEDAGYGGDKLVGTNTGVYLGFCSIALENYLSMIEKTNHSLVGISAPGNIRSIIASRISYLLDLRGPSIVIDTACSSSLTALHIACQAIRNGECDQAIVGGVKISLIPAQSQELSDSDIGINASNGRTRTFDDNSDGTGAGEGSAAVLLKPLSQALEDRDQIYAVIKGSAINQDGSSVGITAPNSTAQEEVIVKAWENANIDPETISYIEAHGTATKLGDPVEIGGIEGAFRRFTNKKQFCAIGSVKTNIGHLDAAAGIAGLIKAILILKSGIIPPNLHFSVPNRNINFINSPVYINDCLREIEKKDFPRRCGVSSFGLSGTNCHVVLEEAPIVRKETYPTEDEVLALSSKSLSGLKQLIYNYSLFLEEKRDLDLKEVCYTANTGRGHYNHRLIINVKDMEDLRNKINQLENTDILTQEIQGVFYGENKVISKKRFQGKAGEITEFEKQDLSREAEFIIKQWKEYYDKESLNYLCQLYIRGADINWKLKYSGIKVNKISVPSYPFEKKRCWIQRQQQNLMRVNNKNVKHPLLDKLVIRSKDTEIYTTNFSTSSHWEINEHKLHDHHLMPGTAFIEMAREVGKTHYQSQDIELKNILFSNPLMIEEGELKEVHTHVKVKDNHLEFYIFSSKADGYEYETHAEGSIYRNNKSIEEKHDIQGIIRNCDKHIIVNYDDYTEGRISVGPRWKNTRKLHIGNDEMLVELDLEVEFSTELEKYYLYPSLLDGAVNAANALMNDTLFLPFHYEGIRIVKPIPAKFYSYIKRRKQIDSSEIAKFDIKLINENGEVFGEIENYCIKNATNIYKKVRNNSNLNKLYHKVEWVPSLNQLNQLKELKSSGGKILVFKDSNIMSEEIIRTLDSVGMKVIEIELGKHYEQINDQKYRISINELDFEYLKKDLHEEEITHCLFLWSLDNQEIYNENQLQEQINRGINTLFYLIKFIVQIKNKESIQLTIITNHAYSITGDETSIHPHYASIHGLCKAVRYEYPHICIKGVDIDRQVSVEQIAQELTGNQQEFLVAYRDGVRYIEEISTHQLENYSNQEVIIKERGVYIITGGTGGIGLEIGKYLSTQNNVTLILMNRSSFPVREEWHDILTSSKDIKLINKIKKIQEIESLGSSVNLVQCDVSRKEELEINLQGIREKYGKINGIIHSAGVAGEGFILFKDKQIFDEVFMPKVHGTWLLHDLTKQEELDFFIMFSSLTSIFGAPGQSDYTAANAYLDSFADYRRRKGKPATTINWCGWNETGMAVEYGGNNVKGLFKTISSLDGSNSFADILQKDISRILVGEIDMDVLKESLSYVPIKLSDEQKENMEKTDLLQMTNPTPEEIKDIIIVGKDQKVLTETEKRVSYIWANVLGVNELDVYDKFFEIGGDSLLATYLIKELNKKFPNVIDITDVFLYPTICEMASFIDDKLYQNNKVEVKEENKEIAIDEILEKLTSGEIEVNKASELLNSASENK from the coding sequence GTGGATAAAAAAAGCCTATTTTCAGAAAATATTGGAATAGTTGATTTTAATTTTGAAGATAATATTGAATCTAGTTCTACATCAAATCAAGACATTGCGGTAATTGGAATGTCAGGAAGATTTGGGAGAACTAGTTCAATTCAAGAATATTGGAATGACCTATTGAAAGGGAGAGATGGCATTAGACCTCTCCCTTTAGAAAGAAGAAAAGATATAATTGATTTTTTGAAATTTGGCAATGATGAAAAAATAAAAGAGCCAATTTCATTCTTAGAAAAAGCATACTTGGATAGAATAGATCAATTTGATAATAATTTATTTTCTTTGTCTCCAATGGAAGCGAGTACGATGGATCCAAACCAAAGAATTTTTCTAGAGACAGCTTGGGCAGCCATTGAAGATGCTGGATATGGTGGTGATAAACTGGTAGGTACAAATACAGGAGTTTATCTAGGTTTTTGTTCAATAGCATTAGAAAATTATTTATCTATGATTGAAAAAACAAACCATTCTTTAGTTGGTATATCCGCACCAGGAAATATAAGGTCTATTATTGCGAGTAGAATTAGTTATTTACTAGATTTAAGAGGACCAAGCATAGTAATTGATACAGCTTGTTCTTCATCTTTAACCGCACTACATATAGCGTGCCAAGCAATTCGTAATGGTGAATGCGATCAAGCGATTGTTGGTGGAGTTAAAATTAGCCTCATTCCTGCTCAAAGTCAGGAACTTTCAGATAGTGATATAGGCATTAATGCATCCAATGGTAGAACAAGAACTTTTGATGATAACTCAGATGGCACTGGAGCGGGGGAAGGTTCAGCTGCTGTGTTATTAAAGCCCTTAAGTCAAGCTTTAGAGGATAGAGATCAAATTTATGCAGTGATTAAGGGAAGTGCAATAAACCAAGATGGTAGTTCGGTTGGTATTACAGCACCAAATTCAACTGCACAAGAAGAAGTGATTGTTAAGGCGTGGGAAAATGCAAACATTGACCCGGAAACTATTTCATATATTGAAGCACATGGAACAGCTACAAAACTTGGAGATCCTGTTGAAATTGGAGGAATTGAAGGAGCTTTTCGAAGGTTTACCAATAAGAAACAATTTTGCGCTATAGGTTCTGTAAAAACAAATATTGGTCATTTAGACGCAGCAGCCGGAATAGCTGGATTGATAAAAGCGATACTAATTTTAAAGTCAGGGATAATTCCACCTAATTTACATTTTTCGGTACCTAATCGCAATATAAATTTTATAAATTCTCCAGTTTATATTAATGATTGTTTAAGAGAGATTGAGAAAAAAGATTTTCCAAGAAGATGTGGAGTTAGTTCGTTTGGTTTGAGTGGAACTAATTGTCATGTTGTTTTAGAGGAAGCACCTATAGTTAGAAAGGAAACGTACCCTACAGAAGATGAAGTACTTGCTTTATCATCCAAAAGTCTTAGTGGGTTAAAACAGTTAATTTATAATTATAGTCTTTTTTTAGAAGAAAAAAGAGATTTAGATTTAAAAGAAGTTTGTTATACAGCTAATACAGGCAGAGGTCATTATAATCATCGTTTAATTATTAACGTTAAAGATATGGAAGACTTACGTAATAAGATTAATCAGTTAGAAAATACAGATATACTTACTCAAGAAATACAAGGTGTTTTCTACGGGGAAAATAAAGTGATTAGTAAAAAAAGATTTCAAGGAAAAGCTGGAGAAATTACAGAATTTGAGAAACAAGATCTAAGTCGAGAAGCAGAGTTTATTATTAAACAGTGGAAAGAGTATTATGATAAAGAGTCACTTAATTATTTATGTCAATTATATATTCGTGGTGCAGATATTAATTGGAAATTAAAATATTCGGGGATTAAAGTAAATAAAATAAGTGTACCTAGCTATCCATTTGAAAAAAAACGTTGCTGGATTCAGAGGCAACAACAAAATTTGATGAGAGTAAACAACAAAAATGTTAAGCATCCTCTTCTCGATAAACTTGTAATAAGGTCAAAGGATACTGAAATATATACTACAAACTTTAGTACCAGTAGTCATTGGGAAATTAATGAACATAAGTTACATGACCATCATTTAATGCCTGGTACTGCTTTTATAGAGATGGCAAGAGAGGTTGGAAAGACTCATTACCAATCTCAGGATATTGAACTTAAAAATATTCTCTTTAGTAACCCTTTAATGATTGAGGAAGGTGAGTTAAAGGAAGTACATACGCATGTCAAAGTTAAAGATAATCACTTAGAGTTTTATATTTTTAGTTCAAAAGCAGATGGATATGAATATGAAACGCATGCTGAAGGAAGTATTTATCGAAATAACAAGTCCATAGAAGAAAAACATGATATTCAAGGAATTATAAGGAATTGTGATAAACATATAATTGTTAATTATGATGATTATACAGAGGGAAGGATTAGCGTTGGACCAAGGTGGAAAAATACGAGAAAGCTCCATATAGGCAATGATGAAATGCTCGTAGAATTGGATCTTGAAGTGGAATTTTCTACAGAGTTAGAGAAATATTACTTATATCCATCTTTATTGGATGGAGCAGTAAATGCTGCTAATGCATTAATGAATGACACATTATTCTTACCATTTCATTATGAAGGGATACGTATTGTTAAACCTATTCCCGCTAAATTTTATAGCTATATAAAAAGAAGAAAACAAATAGATAGCAGTGAAATTGCAAAGTTTGATATTAAGTTAATAAATGAAAATGGTGAAGTTTTTGGTGAAATAGAAAATTATTGTATAAAAAATGCTACAAATATTTATAAGAAGGTACGTAATAACTCAAATTTAAATAAACTATATCATAAAGTTGAATGGGTACCATCTTTAAATCAATTAAATCAATTAAAAGAATTAAAATCTTCTGGTGGTAAAATATTGGTATTTAAAGATAGTAATATTATGAGTGAAGAAATTATTCGTACATTGGACAGTGTAGGAATGAAAGTAATTGAAATCGAGCTCGGTAAGCATTACGAACAAATTAATGATCAGAAGTATAGAATATCTATTAATGAATTAGATTTTGAATATTTAAAGAAGGACTTGCATGAGGAAGAAATTACACACTGCTTATTTTTATGGAGTTTAGATAATCAAGAAATATATAATGAGAACCAGCTTCAAGAGCAAATAAATCGTGGAATAAATACTTTATTTTATCTAATAAAATTCATCGTGCAAATTAAAAATAAAGAGAGTATACAGCTGACTATCATAACTAATCATGCTTATAGTATTACAGGAGATGAAACCTCAATTCATCCGCATTATGCGAGTATTCATGGTTTATGTAAGGCAGTGCGCTATGAATATCCTCATATATGTATTAAAGGTGTAGATATTGATAGGCAGGTCTCAGTAGAGCAAATCGCTCAGGAATTAACAGGGAATCAACAAGAATTTCTAGTTGCATATAGGGATGGAGTTAGATATATTGAAGAAATTTCGACTCACCAATTGGAGAATTATTCAAACCAAGAGGTGATTATTAAGGAACGAGGAGTATATATTATAACTGGTGGAACAGGTGGTATAGGCTTAGAAATCGGGAAATATCTTTCAACTCAAAATAATGTAACTTTAATATTAATGAACCGCTCAAGTTTTCCTGTACGTGAAGAATGGCATGATATTTTAACGAGTTCAAAAGATATAAAATTAATTAATAAAATTAAGAAAATCCAGGAGATAGAAAGTCTTGGATCCAGTGTGAATCTAGTACAATGTGATGTTTCACGTAAAGAAGAGTTAGAAATAAATTTGCAAGGGATACGTGAAAAATATGGAAAAATTAACGGTATCATTCATAGTGCAGGAGTTGCTGGAGAAGGATTTATCCTTTTTAAAGATAAGCAGATTTTCGATGAAGTTTTTATGCCAAAAGTACATGGAACATGGTTGTTACATGATTTAACAAAACAAGAAGAGTTAGACTTTTTTATTATGTTTTCTTCATTAACGTCAATATTTGGTGCTCCAGGACAAAGTGATTATACAGCTGCTAATGCATATTTAGATTCCTTTGCAGATTACAGAAGAAGAAAGGGGAAACCTGCAACAACTATTAATTGGTGCGGATGGAATGAAACTGGAATGGCAGTAGAATATGGTGGCAATAATGTAAAAGGTCTGTTTAAAACTATTTCTTCTTTAGATGGAAGTAATAGCTTTGCGGATATTTTACAAAAAGATATATCGCGGATTTTAGTGGGAGAAATAGATATGGATGTTTTGAAGGAGTCATTATCATATGTACCAATTAAACTAAGTGATGAGCAAAAAGAAAATATGGAAAAAACAGATTTATTACAAATGACCAATCCCACTCCTGAAGAAATTAAAGATATTATCATCGTGGGGAAAGACCAAAAAGTACTAACGGAAACTGAAAAAAGAGTTAGCTACATATGGGCGAATGTTTTAGGGGTTAATGAATTAGATGTTTATGACAAGTTTTTTGAAATTGGAGGAGATTCCTTATTAGCTACCTATTTAATAAAAGAGTTGAATAAGAAATTCCCTAATGTAATTGATATTACGGATGTATTCTTATACCCTACAATATGTGAAATGGCGAGCTTTATTGATGATAAATTGTACCAGAATAATAAAGTTGAAGTGAAGGAAGAAAACAAGGAAATAGCAATTGATGAGATTTTAGAAAAGCTTACATCAGGTGAAATTGAAGTAAATAAAGCGAGTGAACTACTTAATTCAGCATCCGAAAATAAGTAA